In the Deltaproteobacteria bacterium CG2_30_66_27 genome, GCGATCAGGATCGTGAGGCCGGCCGGGTGGATCTCGTCGAAGTTCCCGGTGAGCAGGAAGTATTTGAGCGACATGAGGGCGGAGATCGGCAGGAACGCCTCGATCGCGGGCGGGCGGGTGGCTGTCACGGCGGCCCCGGCGACGATCTGCGTGTAGAACCGGTGGAACTCGTACCCCGCCAGCAGGAAGAAGGCTACGTACGCCCCCTGGACGATGCCGCGCACGGTCGGGAGGTTCTTGTATGGATTGCGGCCCATTTTTTTATTATCACACGGACAAAATCGTCCGTTCCTTGACCTTGCTCAAAGGCGGAACGTACACTGAAGCCGCCGTAGGAGGGGGGGGAAGGGGAGATGGCGCTTATCGGGGAGGTGTTCGTCGGCGACATCCTCGGAAAGGTCGTCCTCGACCCGCGGGGCGAGGAGATCGGCCGCGTCCAGGACATCGCCGTGGAGGCGGGGGCGCGGTTCCCGCGGGCCGTCGGCCTGTTCATCGAGAAGAAGAAGACGATGCGCTACCTCCCCTGGGAGGAGCTCTCCATCTTCAACAAGCGGATCATCTCCTCCCGGAAGACGGAAGGGGAGATCCCGGAGACCGCTCCGTCGATGGAGCACCTCCTCATCCGCAAGGACCTCCTCGACAAGCAGATCGTCGACATCGACGGCGCAAAGGTCGTGCGGGTGAACGACGTGAAGCTCACCGAGGAGGGCGGCGCGGCCTGGGTCACCGACGTCGACGTGGGGATGCGGGGGATCCTGCGGAGGCTGGGCGTCGAGCGGCGCGGGGGCGCCTTCTTCGAGACGATCCGCCACCCGCTGCGCCACCAGCTGATCCCCTGGCAGTTCCTCCAGCCGATCGAGTCCAGGCTCGACCGGCTGACGCTGTCGGTGTCCCGCGATGCGGTGTCGGACCTCCACCCCGCGGACCTCGCCCAGATCATGAGCGACCTGGCGCCCGAGGAACGGCAGGATTTCTTCGAGAAGCTCGACACGGAGACCGCGGCGGAAGCCTTGCACGAGCTCGAGCCCGAGGTGCAGGCCGACCTCATCACGGAGATGGACAAGGAGCAGGCCGCCGACATCATCGAACAGATGCCGCCGGACGAGGCGGCGGACGTCATCGCGGACCTCCCCGCGGAGAAGGCCCAGGAGCTCCTGCAGCTGATGGAGAAGGAGGAGGCGCGGGACATCCACGAGCTGCTCCACCACGAGGAGGACTCCGCGGGGGGTCTCATGACGAACGAGTACCTCGCATGGCCGCCGGGGATCACGGTGGGGGAGGCGCTCGAGCGCTTCAAGGCGGAAGCCGGGGAGATCGAGCACGTCAACTACATCTACGTGGTGGAGGACGAGAAGCTCAAGGGCGTGGTCGGGCTGCGGGACCTGCTGGTCGAGGAGCCGGGGAAGCGTCTTTCGGTGGTGATGCACACGAAGCTGAAGACCGTCCACCCGGAGACGGGGCAGGATACGGTCGCCGCGCTGATCTCCAAATACAACCTGCTCGCCTTGCCGGTCGTCGACGGGGAGAACCGCCTCCTCGGCGTGGTCACCGTGGACGACGTCGTCGACCTTCTCCTGCCGCCCGCCTCGCGGAAGAAGCGCCGGAAGATGTAGCGCTGCGTCCCACCCCCTACGGTCGTGGGCCGCTTAAAGACCGAGCATCCCGGGCAGCCCGGGGAACACCGTTATCGCCGCGAGAAGGACGGAGAGGGCGATCATGACGACCGTGGTCGTCCATGCGATCCCGTTGAACGCCCTCGAATTGACGTGCTCCCCCATCAACTCCCGGTCGTTGATCAGCTTGAGCATGAAGACCAGGACGAACGGGAGCAGCACGCCGTTCGCGACCTGGGAAAAGTACATGATCAGGACCAGCGGCGCGCGCGGGTACAGTACGAGCGCCCCGCCGAGGATGATGAGGCCGGTGTAGAGCCAGAAGAATTGCGGCGCCGTCCGGAAGTCCTTGTCGACCCCCGACTCCCACCCCATCCCCTCGCAGACGCTGTAGGCGGTCGCCAGCGGCAGGATCGACGCGGCGAACAGCGAGGCGTTCGCCAGGCCGAAGGCGAACAAAAGCGATGCGTTCTTCCCCGCGAGGGGGGCCAACGCCATCGCCGCGTCCTTGGCATCCTCGATCCGGACGCCGGAGACGTACAGGGTGGCGCCGCACGCCACGATGATCGACAAGGCCACGATGTCGGTCACGAGGCACCCGACGATCACGTCGGCCCGCGTCAGCGCGTACTCCTCGAACTGCAGGTTCTTCTCCACCACGGCGGACTGCAGGTAGAACTGCATCCACGGGGCGATCGTCGCACCCACCATTCCGATCAGGAGGGTGATGTACGCGGCGTTGACGTGAATGTCCGGAACGACCAGGTTGCGCGCCACGGCCGCGCCGTCCGGCCTCGCGAGGTACGCGGCGACCGGGTAGGCGAAGAAGATGAGGCACGCCACCAGGAAAATCTTCTCCACCACGCGGTAGGATCCTTTCACCACGAGGAACCAGACGGCCGCCGCGCCGACGGGCACGGAGAAATATTTGCTGACGCCGAAGATCTCCCACGCGGAGGCCCACCCGGCGAACTCCGCCACGGTGTTGCCGAGGTTGGCGAGCACCAGCGCCACCAGGAGATAGAAGGTCGGGGCGACGCCGAACTTCTCCCGGATGAGGTCCGCCAGCGTCTTCCCCGTGACCACGCCCATCCGCGCGACCATCTCCTGGACGACGATCAGCGCGACCGTGATGGGGAGGAGCGTCCACAGGAGCGCGTACCCGAAGTGCGCCCCGGCGATCGAATACGTGGCGATCCCGCCGGCGTCGTTGTCGACGGACGCCGTGATGATCCCCGGCCCGAGGACGGCCAGGAACAGCAGGATCTTCTTCTTGTCGGGCCGCCGGAAGCGCACTCCCCCCTCCTTTCGCGTCGTGACGTCGGTTCCCCGTTGGAAAATACCACACCTGCCGGGCCGGACGCCCCCGCAAAAGGCGGATCTCCCGGGCGCTTTCCCTGGTGTAGACTGAAAGCACCAAGACCATGGCGAACCGTTCCCGGAAAAAGCGTTCGTTCCCGGCCCGCACGATCGTATCGGCGGTCGTTGCCGCCGTCTGCCTCCTTGCCTCCGCGTCACCGGTTCTGCCGGCGGAGTCGGAGGGGAAGGCGACCGTCCGCTTCGGCGTCATCCCGCGGTTCAACCCGCACGTCACCTACGAGTATTACCAGCCGCTCATGGATTACCTGAGCCGGAACACCCCGTACCGTTTCGAGCTGCGCCTGGGACGCACCTATCTTGAAACGATCGAGGACCTGCGGAAGGGGACCACCGACGCGGCCTATCTCGGAGAGGCGACCTATGCCATCGCCCGCCACCGCTTCGGCGCCCGCGCCCTGGTCAAGCCCCGGAACGCCGAAGGGGGAACGACCTACCGCTGTTTCATCATCGTCCGCAAGGACAGCCCCGTCCGGACGATCCAGGACCTCCGGGGGAAGAGCGTCGCCTTCGGCGCCCGCCGGGCGACCACGGGGAGCCTGATCCCGAGCTACATGCTGTTCGGTTCGGGGGTGACCCCCAGGCACCTCAAGGTCGTGAAGAACCTCCACAACCACGAGGAGGTCGCCAAGGCCGTCCTCAAGGGGCTATACGACGCCGGGGCGGTGAAGGACGTCGTCGATTGCGACCTGTCCCGCCTCGTGGCGAAGACCCTGGAGTTCCTGGAGTACCGGATCACGGGGAGCCGGATCGCGGTCGAGAACCGCCTCCCCCCGCTGACGATTCCTGTGGATGCCCACAAGATGGAGCAGGTTCTCGTCAACCTGGTGATGAACGCCATTATGGCGATGCCTGCGGGAGGACGGCTGGTGTTCCGTCACATCGTGGACGGGCCCTTCCTCACCCTGATCGTTTCCGATACCGGGGAAGGGATCCCGGAGGAGAATCTCGAAAAGATCTTCGATCCGTTCTTCACGACAAAGAGGAACGGGGAGGGGACCGGCCTGGGGCTCGCGGTCTGCCGGAAGATCATCGAACAGCACGGCGGGAAGATCTCCGTATCCTCCCGCCCGGGCGAGGGGACGGAGTTCCACATCGTTCTCCCCCTCGCTCCTCCGTAGGGAGGGGGCCATGAACGGTGAAGGGAAACGGATCCTGATCGTAGAGGACGACCCCGGCCTCCGCTTCACGATGACGGACGCGCTGGAGGGGGCGGGATTCGCCGTCACCGGGGCCGACGACGGGGTCGAAGCGATCCGGCGGCTCCACGGCGAACGGTTCGACGTGGTGGTGACCGATCTCCGGCTGCCGGGCAAGGACGGCATGGAGGTGCTGCGGGAAGCCAGGGGAAGGATCCCCCCGCCTTCGGTGGTCGTGATGACCGGGTACGGCAGCGTCGAATCCGCGGTGGAGGCGATGAAGAGCGG is a window encoding:
- a CDS encoding Mn transporter; this translates as MRFRRPDKKKILLFLAVLGPGIITASVDNDAGGIATYSIAGAHFGYALLWTLLPITVALIVVQEMVARMGVVTGKTLADLIREKFGVAPTFYLLVALVLANLGNTVAEFAGWASAWEIFGVSKYFSVPVGAAAVWFLVVKGSYRVVEKIFLVACLIFFAYPVAAYLARPDGAAVARNLVVPDIHVNAAYITLLIGMVGATIAPWMQFYLQSAVVEKNLQFEEYALTRADVIVGCLVTDIVALSIIVACGATLYVSGVRIEDAKDAAMALAPLAGKNASLLFAFGLANASLFAASILPLATAYSVCEGMGWESGVDKDFRTAPQFFWLYTGLIILGGALVLYPRAPLVLIMYFSQVANGVLLPFVLVFMLKLINDRELMGEHVNSRAFNGIAWTTTVVMIALSVLLAAITVFPGLPGMLGL